From Alosa sapidissima isolate fAloSap1 chromosome 2, fAloSap1.pri, whole genome shotgun sequence, one genomic window encodes:
- the LOC121693224 gene encoding uncharacterized protein LOC121693224 gives MSASGNAKEPPDPLEMAFGGLGCDHGLLSMDKFETRSNDLEELSGEHDSESTISEGDEGEWNLIQRASKKRKGNTKLDKTKRVRTEVKVVIRFQTPCVLNPLKVSEAIYKQIGEVRSVRTLRDGNLLVVCQDSDQRMGLMKLKTLLGKSVKSQDWEERGKIMAVISGVSTDLSEEDIKSNVKRVRVSKVKRLQVLRNGSKGPSLSVLLVLDEVKMPERIMIGQQGISIQFVWVPAHKGVGGNEEADKLAKEATKEEEVQLNIPLSRSEVKVIIKHKVNLIWQAEWDKEKKGRHLYNIQKNILNNKPMYPNRQEEVWFTRMRIGHTGLNNSLHVVNKHPTGKCEFCGMREDVDHVLLKCLRFSRQREKLKREVNTAKKAFSLDTLLGEPRSGNITSAVITFIKETQLANRI, from the exons ATGAGTGCTTCCGGGAATGCGAAAGAGCCGCCAGACCCATTGGAAATGGCGTTTGGTGGACTGGGATGTGATCATGGATTGTTAAGCATGGATAAGTTTGAAACTAGATCTAATGATTTGGAGGAGTTGTCAGGGGAGCATGATAGTGAGAGTACTATAAGCGAAGGTGACGAAGGTGAATGGAATTTAATTCAAAGAGCAtcgaagaaaagaaaaggaaatacTAAACTAGATAAAACGAAAAGAGTTAGGACTGAGGTTAAAGTAGTGATTCGATTTCAAACTCCCTGTGTATTAAACCCATTAAAAGTCAGTGAAGCAATTTATAAGCAAATAGGAGAAGTTCGCTCCGTCAGAACGCTAAGAGATGGTAACCTGTTAGTGGTTTGTCAAGACAGTGATCAGAGAATGGGATTGATGAAACTTAAAACGTTACTGGGGAAAAGTGTTAAATCCCAAGACTGGGAAGAAAGAGGTAAAATAATGGCGGTGATATCTGGAGTATCGACAGACTTGTCAGAAGAAGACATTAAAAGCAATGTTAAACGAGTTCGAGTCAGCAAAGTCAAGCGTTTGCAAGTACTTAGGAATGGAAGTAAAGGACCAAGTTTGTCTGTCTTGTTAGTGTTGGATGAGGTTAAGATGCCTGAACGAATCATGATTGG TCAACAGGGAATATCAATCCAGTTTGTATGGGTACCTGCTCATAAAGGAGTTGGTGGTAATGAGGAAGCAGACAAGCTGGCAAAAGAGGCAACTAAGGAAGAGGAAGTTCAGTTAAACATTCCTCTCAGCAGATCAGAAGTTAAGGTAATCATCAAACACAAAGTTAACTTAATATGGCAAGCTGAATGGGATAAGGAGAAGAAAGGTAGGCATTTATATAATATACAAAAGAATATCCTAAATAACAAACCTATGTACCCAAACAGACAAGAGGAGGTTTGGTTTACAAGGATGAGAATAGGCCATACTGGTTTGAATAATAGCTTACATGTTGTAAATAAACATCCAACTGGAAAATGTGAGTTTTGTGGAATGAGAGAGGATGTAGATCATGTTCTTTTAAAATGCTTAAGATTCTCCAGACAAAGAGAAAAGCTAAAGAGGGAAGTGAACACAGCCAAGAAAGCCTTCTCTTTAGACACCTTATTAGGTGAGCCTAGATCAGGAAACATCACTAGTGCTGTCATCACATTTATCAAAGAAACACAATTAGCAAATAGGATTTAG